The sequence CACGCCGCCAGCGTTCATTCTGAGCCAGGATCAAACTCTCCACTTAAAAATACCAAAACTCAAAATGAAAACATGGCTTAAACCATATTTTCTCTCCCCCCTCGCTATTTCATTGTCAAAGAACTCATACCCGACAACCACAAATCCGACCCGCACTCTCACCGGCCGGATGTGCTCGCCGCGAAACGACAGTATCTAAAAGAACTCGGCACAATTGTCAACAAATACTTTTTTAATTTTTCAAAAACATTTTTTCGCCAATGAATTCAAACGACAAAATGGCTCTTCAAAAAGAGAAAGTCGGCTCCATGGAGCCGACTTTCCGCATTATCCCCGGCAACCTCAAGGCAACGGGGCCATTATCCTTGGAAACCTACTGTCGAAGCTCAAAGGCAGAAAATGACTTTTCATATTCGATCCACTTGCATTCCAGGTTCTCCACCTTGCTGAATGGCGGGCCCTGAAGAAGATGGACACGGAATTCCTCCAGGTTCTCTTCGGTTCCCTGGGCCAGGACTTCAAGGCGATCATCATGGAGGCTGCGGACCCAGCCGGTGATGGCAAGATTATTAGCTTCGTTCACAATCCATTCTTTGAATTCACCGCCTGGAATCGCACTTGCGGACTTGCCAGCAAAAACACAATTGAGACTTCGAGTCATTGTCGTCCTCCTGAAAGCTAAACGGTTTACCATACCAGTCAGCACTGCTGGCCGAGTGAACTTTTTTCTGTTTCGAATCCCCTGCCTTTCAGCACATGTCATGCCCTTAGCCAACGTCCAAAGCAATGTAAATCCTTCTGAACGCACCTAGCCCTGAATATGCCTCGCCACTTGCCCATACATCGACAATCACCAGGCATTCATCGGGCCCATTGCTTCCCAACAAAACCAAAGTTTACAGCAACATCTTGAGAAAGTTTAGAACATAAAAAAATGCCTCGCGAGATCAACCGAAACCGGACTGCTGGTCACGCAATTGGAAAAAGGCTACCTTTTCAAATCGCGCGCCCCCGGCTTTAGCTGTCTGGGCACGGCAAAACAGACATAAAGGAGAATGAACAGATGAAAGCTTTAGCCGTCAATGGAAGCCCCAGAAAAGATGGAAACACGGAAATCCTTTTGCGTAATGTTCTGGCCCCACTTGAGCAAACCGGTTGGGAGACGCGACTGCTCCAGGTCGGAGGAGGAAAGGTCGGCGGTTGTATCGCCTGCTACAAGTGTTTCGAAAATAAGGACCTGCGTTGCGCGGTGACCAAGGACGACTGTAACGATGTCCTGGCAGAGGCCTGGACCGCGGATGCGTTAATTTTCGGATCACCGACCTACTTCACCGATGTCAGCGCCGAAATGAAGGCTCTTCTGGATCGCCTCGGCCTGGTCAGCTTAGCCAACGGAGGCGCGTTGCGGGGCAAGGTCGGGGCCGCCGTGGTTGCGGTGCGCCGTGGGGGAGGAACGCACGTCTTCGACACCATCAACCATATGTTCTTGATGTCGTCCATGATCGTTCCAGGCTCATCCTACTGGAATCTTGGTTTCGGCTTGAACAAAGGAGACGTTCTCCAGGACGCGGAAG is a genomic window of Desulfonatronum sp. SC1 containing:
- a CDS encoding acylphosphatase — translated: MTRSLNCVFAGKSASAIPGGEFKEWIVNEANNLAITGWVRSLHDDRLEVLAQGTEENLEEFRVHLLQGPPFSKVENLECKWIEYEKSFSAFELRQ
- a CDS encoding flavodoxin family protein, with translation MKALAVNGSPRKDGNTEILLRNVLAPLEQTGWETRLLQVGGGKVGGCIACYKCFENKDLRCAVTKDDCNDVLAEAWTADALIFGSPTYFTDVSAEMKALLDRLGLVSLANGGALRGKVGAAVVAVRRGGGTHVFDTINHMFLMSSMIVPGSSYWNLGFGLNKGDVLQDAEGLRNMRHLGQTIDWLGKAIKPHQADFPLTVALGEETSE